One Brassica napus cultivar Da-Ae chromosome C2, Da-Ae, whole genome shotgun sequence DNA window includes the following coding sequences:
- the LOC106378485 gene encoding uncharacterized protein LOC106378485, with protein MRKVLSVDGAHLKAKYKGTLLAATAQDGNFHLYPIAFAIVDSENDASWSWFMKCLKTIIPDEEDLVFVSDRATSIENALLQHYPFAHHGICVFHFEKNVQDNFKSSTLVPLVVEAAYAYTKDDFDCYFHEIEASDIVLADYLRKADFRKWSQAYSPANRFNIMTSNLVESINSLLKVSREYPIVCLFDTIRMIMTRWFTERREQGVRHMHPVTFDVGNKMKELYDFTSRFLEVSKINDSEFEVKGDTRDQVVNFQTRHCSCFVFDVEKFPCAHAIVAAKAGNKHENDYVDDFFSNERCVLSVIVVIHYHV; from the coding sequence ATGAGGAAGGTACTTTCTGTTGATGGTGCCCATCTGAAAGCAAAGTATAAAGGGACTCTACTTGCTGCCACAGCACAAGATGGTAATTTTCACTTGTATCCTATAGCTTTTGCTATAGTTGATTCTGAGAATGATGCCTCATGGAGTTGGTTTATGAAATGTTTGAAAACCATCATTCCTGATGAAGAGGATTTGGTTTTTGTCTCTGATCGTGCAACCTCTATTGAAAACGCTCTTTTACAACATTATCCGTTTGCTCACCATGGAATCTGCGTCTTTCATTTTGAAAAGAATGTCCAGGACAATTTCAAGAGTTCAACACTTGTCCCTTTGGTTGTTGAAGCTGCTTATGCCTACACCAAGGATGATTTTGATTGCTATTTTCATGAGATTGAGGCATCCGACATTGTATTAGCAGATTATCTTCGTAAAGCAGACTTCAGGAAGTGGTCCCAAGCTTATTCTCCTGCTAATCGCTTCAACATCATGACGTCAAACTTGGTCGAATCTATAAATTCTTTGCTGAAAGTGAGTCGTGAGTATCCAATAGTCTGTCTTTTTGACACTATTAGGATGATAATGACTAGGTGGTTCACTGAACGACGTGAGCAAGGAGTTCGTCACATGCACCCTGTCACGTTCGATGTGGGGAACAAGATGAAAGAGCTATATGATTTTACGTCTCGCTTTCTCGAAGTTTCCAAAATCAATGATTCAGAGTTTGAGGTTAAGGGAGATACAAGAGATCAAGTGGTGAATTTTCAAACAAGGCATTGTTCATGCTTTGTGTTTGATGTTGAGAAGTTTCCTTGTGCTCATGCAATTGTCGCTGCAAAGGCTGGAAACAAGCATGAAAATGATTATGTCGATGATTTTTTCTCCAATGAAAGGTGCGTTCTCTCAGTCATTGTGGTAATACATTACCACGTTTAG
- the LOC106381875 gene encoding bax inhibitor 1, with protein MDSFSSFFDSQPGSRSWSYDSLKNLRQISPSVQNHLKRVYLTLCCALVASAFGAYLHVLWNIGGILTTIGCFGSMIWLLSCPPYEQQKRLSLLFLSAVLEGASVGPLIKVAVDFDPSILITAFVGTAIAFICFSGAAMLARRREYLYLGGLLSSGLSMLMWLQFASSIFGGSASIFKFELYFGLLIFVGYMVVDTQDIIEKAHLGDMDYVKHSLTLFTDFVAVFVRVLIIMLKNSADKEDKKKRRRN; from the exons aTGGATTCATTCTCGTCCTTCTTCGATTCTCAACCTGGTAGCAGAAGCTGGAGCTATGATTCTCTCAAAAACCTCCGTCAGATTTCTCCCTCCGTCCAGAATCATCTCAAGAGG GTTTATCTCACTCTGTGTTGTGCTCTCGTTGCGTCTGCGTTTGGAGCTTACCTCCACGTGCTCTGGAACATAGGTGGTATTCTCACTACCATTGGATGCTTTGGAAGCATGATTTGGCTGCTCTCCTGTCCTCCTTATGAACAA CAAAAGAGGCTTTCCCTTCTGTTTCTGTCTGCTGTTCTCGAAGGTGCTTCAGTTGGTCCCTTGATCAAAGTGGCAGTTGATTTTGACCCAAG CATCCTCATCACTGCGTTTGTCGGAACTGCGATAGCCTTTATCTGTTTCTCAGGGGCAGCGATGTTGGCAAGACGCAGAGAGTACCTCTACCTCGGAGGACTGCTTTCATCTGGCTTGTCCATGCTTATGTGGCTTCAGTTTGCCTCTTCCATCTTTGGTGGCTCTGCATCCATCTTTAAGTTTGAG CTCTACTTTGGACTCTTGATCTTTGTGGGATACATGGTGGTGGACACTCAAGATATTATAGAGAAGGCCCACCTCGGTGACATGGATTACGTGAAACATTCGTTGACCCTTTTCACCGATTTTGTAGCTGTGTTTGTTCGTGTTCTCATCATTATG CTGAAGAACTCGGCAGATAAAGAAGATaaaaagaagaggaggaggaactGA